From one Agathobaculum sp. NTUH-O15-33 genomic stretch:
- the rplP gene encoding 50S ribosomal protein L16, translating into MLLPKRVKYRRVHRGRLKGKALRGNTVTYGDFGLQATEPSWITSNQIEAARIAMTRYTKRGGQVWIKIFPDKPVTEKPAETRMGSGKGSPEYWVAVVKPGRVLFEINGVSEETAREALRLASHKLPCKTKFVKRETKNGGEE; encoded by the coding sequence ATGCTGCTCCCTAAGAGAGTAAAGTATCGTCGCGTGCATCGTGGCCGCCTCAAGGGCAAGGCCCTGCGCGGCAACACCGTAACCTACGGCGATTTCGGCCTGCAGGCCACCGAGCCGAGCTGGATCACCTCGAACCAGATCGAGGCCGCCCGTATCGCCATGACCCGCTACACCAAGCGTGGCGGTCAGGTATGGATCAAGATTTTCCCCGACAAGCCTGTTACCGAGAAGCCTGCCGAGACCCGCATGGGTTCCGGTAAGGGCTCGCCCGAGTACTGGGTAGCCGTCGTAAAGCCCGGCCGTGTTCTCTTTGAGATCAACGGCGTTTCCGAGGAGACCGCTCGCGAGGCTTTGCGTCTGGCCAGCCACAAGCTGCCCTGCAAGACCAAGTTCGTAAAGCGTGAGACCAAGAATGGCGGTGAAGAATGA